A genomic region of Mytilus edulis unplaced genomic scaffold, xbMytEdul2.2 SCAFFOLD_1077, whole genome shotgun sequence contains the following coding sequences:
- the LOC139505671 gene encoding kinesin-like protein KIF1A, translating to MVERCRHVLHLREKLAEQNKSQELSKLDKEVTNKAKAKENLKNKENETEKIEEKTDDKSMEKWEKDEAEKGKRCSSLFVFTTDGDKDKELMAKCLRLILYGRLPASPPPVKTPMNESVISITSASSDSDVITSVTDSMGSSMITSSASSEMFRPNIGQPSIQLSKSCDSLLSSSSSDVNDRKLSLPIKPNRMDGEDRLHVPYIEEVRVSPVVSKKGYLNFLEEKHSGWMKKWVVVRRPYIYIYNSEKDPVERSIINLATSQIEYSEDQQSLLKTRNTFSVLTKHRGFLMQTLDDKDFHDWLYAINPLLAGQIRSTLSRRKDPVLL from the exons ATG GTTGAAAGGTGCAGACATGTGTTACATCTCCGTGAAAAACTAGCGGAACAAAACAAATCACAAGAACTAAGCAAACTTGACAAAGAAGTCACAAACAAAGCAAAAGCCaaagaaaacttaaaaaataaagaaaacgaAACTGAGAAAATAGAAGAAAAGACAGATGATAAATCTATGGAGAAATGGGAGAAAGACGAAGCTGAGAAGGGCAAGAGATGTAGTAGTCTGTTTGTATTTACTACAGATGGGGATAAGGACAAAGAACTGATGGCCAAATGTCTGAGGCTGATCCTGTATGGAAGATTACCAGCAAGCCCCCCTCCTGTCAAG acaccAATGAATGAGTCTGTTATAAGTATAACCTCAGCCTCGAGTGACAGTGATGTTATAACCAGTGTGACTGATTCTATGGGTAGTAGTATGATTACATCTTCTGCTTCATCAGAAATGTTTAG ACCAAATATAGGTCAGCCATCAATCCAactgtcaaagtcatgtgatagTTTATTATCATCTTCCTCATCTGATGTCAATGACAGGAAGTTGTCATTACCCATAAAACCTAACCGTATGGATGGGGAAGATAGGCTACATGTTCCTTACATTGAGGAGGTTAGAGTTAGTCCTGTTGTCTCCAAGAAAGGCTACCTGAACTTTTTGGAAGAGAAGCACAGTGGATGGATGAAGAAATGGGTG GTTGTTAGACGTccttatatttacatatataatagTGAGAAGGACCCAGTAGAACGTTCCATTATAAACCTAGCCACTTCACAGATAGAGTACAGTGAAGACCAACAGTCTCTGTTAAAG ACAAGGAATACATTCTCCGTGTTAACCAAACATCGTGGATTCCTGATGCAGACTTTGGATGACAAAGACTTCCATGACTGGTTATATGCTATTAATCCTCTTCTTGCTGGCCAGATCAG GTCTACTCTGTCTAGACGTAAAGACCCTGTACTTTTGTAA